The Styela clava chromosome 13, kaStyClav1.hap1.2, whole genome shotgun sequence genome has a window encoding:
- the LOC120332790 gene encoding uncharacterized protein LOC120332790 yields MKVICAGMSKCGTKSMHVALEELGYTVCDFPDAFVHFVKNYMTFASKGWNSDEFRSMYEDFDACVASPAYYFWEELVEEFPEAKVILMVRDSDEIWYKSIRKQRIVGTGNGLHRYYYPLFSTIWRKFAAYLNNPCLIAFGPKTTGIFNFLTNHTLAVLPFKLAYRKHIAHVTHSCPKDRLLIIQCKSDWKPLCEFLDKPIPTKPYPWINKDGELANILWEMPFLKQARREMLTNVTILSAGILLLGIYLVRIK; encoded by the exons GCGTTGGAAGAACTGGGGTATACAGTATGTGACTTTCCCGACGCGTTTGTTCACTTTGTCAAGAATTATATGACATTCGCCAGCAAAGGTTGGAATTCTGATGAATTTAGATCAATGTATGAAGATTTCGATGCGTGTGTGGCCAGTCCGGCATATTATTTCTGGGAGGAATTGGTGGAGGAGTTCCCAGAAGCAAAG GTTATATTGATGGTGAGAGACAGTGATGAAATTTGGTACAAAAGTATAAGGAAACAAAGGATTGTTGGCACTGGCAATGGATTGCATCGCTACTATTATCCCCTTTTTTCGACGATTTGGAGAAAATTTGCTGCATATTTGAATAATCCAT GTCTTATCGCTTTTGGACCTAAAACAACCGGCATATTCAATTTCCTCACGAATCATACACTAGCAGTACTGCCTTTCAAGTTAGCTTATAGAAAACATATTGCTCATGTCACTCAT AGCTGTCCAAAAGATAGACTTCTAATAATTCAATGCAAAAGTGATTGGAAACCGTTATGTGAATTTCTTGATAAACCCATACCAACAAAACCATATCCGTGGATAAACAAGGATGGTGAACTAGCGAATATACTATGGGAAATGCCCTTTTTAAAGCAAGCTCGAAGAGAAATGTTAACAAATGTCACTATATTATCAGCTGGAATTCTGTTGTTGGGAATATATTTAGTAAGGATTAAATGA